One stretch of Lysobacter sp. TY2-98 DNA includes these proteins:
- a CDS encoding VCBS repeat-containing protein, with the protein MADVPVAAEAAFARGRVASGGEPLLARTHVVAPTLQGVSAEPQSYFMAAPEFMADPVAAGASAIAVGDISADGRDDLVFLSRHETQNPADGQMEIYAAYQRADGRLDGAVKIGQSGNNLSYQLLVADLDHDGIGDIVTATATGLLLLRSNGDGTFRASSAYVGELAELVVTDVDRDGHPDVLVDSSNTEATVVYGDGHGGIARVSTLQLPSSAERAVGDVTGDGLDDIVLATIYNRPMQEIQVYRALPSGGYAQPTFFYRPMDANQTGSLAIGDFNGDGRGDLALDEARDGASLQIYLQDGQGTLQPAYPMDRQRGSGALLAADLDRNGRTDLALAHNGWGYVGYYLQTSTGFTAETMISANQYHGRRNYFASGDLDGDGCGDLVVSRWTQSPVLIYGRGCVPRAPLRAMCRYPAVPAVAQTRAASRVTGPSNAAFRVVPGRRTARVLGERTANATYSARQ; encoded by the coding sequence ATGGCGGACGTTCCAGTGGCGGCAGAAGCGGCGTTTGCGCGCGGACGGGTGGCGTCGGGTGGCGAGCCGCTGCTCGCGCGAACGCACGTTGTGGCGCCCACGCTGCAGGGCGTTTCAGCCGAACCGCAAAGCTACTTCATGGCCGCGCCTGAGTTCATGGCGGACCCTGTTGCCGCCGGCGCGTCCGCAATCGCCGTCGGCGACATCTCGGCGGACGGCCGCGATGATCTCGTCTTCCTGTCGCGGCACGAGACACAGAATCCGGCGGACGGCCAGATGGAGATCTACGCCGCGTATCAGCGCGCCGACGGTCGACTCGACGGCGCCGTGAAAATCGGCCAGTCCGGCAACAATCTGTCGTACCAGCTGCTCGTCGCGGACCTGGATCATGACGGCATTGGCGACATCGTCACCGCGACGGCGACAGGCCTTCTGCTGCTGCGCTCGAACGGCGACGGCACATTTCGCGCGAGCAGCGCCTATGTGGGTGAGCTTGCCGAACTTGTGGTCACGGATGTCGATCGCGATGGTCACCCGGATGTCCTGGTCGACTCCAGCAACACCGAGGCGACCGTGGTCTACGGTGATGGACACGGCGGGATCGCGCGCGTGTCGACGTTGCAGTTGCCCTCCTCGGCCGAGCGCGCCGTGGGCGATGTAACGGGTGATGGACTGGACGACATCGTCCTCGCGACGATCTATAACCGCCCCATGCAGGAGATCCAGGTGTATCGCGCGCTGCCTTCGGGCGGTTACGCGCAACCGACGTTCTTCTATCGTCCGATGGATGCCAACCAGACGGGCTCGCTGGCCATCGGAGATTTCAACGGCGACGGCCGCGGCGATCTCGCGCTGGACGAAGCCCGCGACGGTGCGAGCCTGCAGATCTACCTCCAGGATGGGCAGGGGACGCTGCAACCCGCCTACCCGATGGACCGGCAGAGGGGCTCGGGCGCGTTGCTCGCTGCCGATCTCGATCGCAACGGCCGCACTGATCTCGCACTCGCGCACAACGGCTGGGGTTACGTCGGCTATTACCTGCAGACGAGCACGGGTTTCACTGCGGAAACCATGATCAGCGCCAACCAGTACCACGGCCGCAGGAACTACTTCGCGTCCGGAGATCTCGACGGCGATGGCTGCGGTGATCTGGTCGTTTCCCGCTGGACGCAATCGCCCGTGCTCATCTACGGCCGTGGGTGCGTGCCCCGCGCGCCCCTCCGCGCCATGTGTCGATATCCCGCCGTGCCCGCAGTTGCGCAGACACGGGCGGCCAGCCGAGTGACCGGGCCTTCCAACGCAGCATTTCGTGTCGTGCCGGGGCGGCGCACCGCACGAGTGCTTGGCGAGCGAACGGCCAATGCCACGTACAGCGCTCGCCAGTGA
- a CDS encoding class 1 fructose-bisphosphatase, whose amino-acid sequence MNPTASPVSLTRYLLEEEREGRVSPNLRLLIEVVARACKSISIAVGKGALGGVLGDAGTGNIQGEAQKKLDVLSNEILLEANAWGGHLAALASEEMDHAVRIPDDQPRGKYLLLFDPLDGSSNIDVNISVGTIFSVLRCPDGVAEVGDEHFLQPGTAQVAAGYCTYGPSTMLVLTIGNGTHSFTLDREIGSFVMTTRGMRIPEETKEFAVNMSNQRFWEAPMQAYVGDLLAGKDGPRGKDFNMRWVASMVADVHRILTRGGIFSYPLDSKCAPKGGKLRLMYEANPMALLVEQAGGAASTGRQRMLEVTPTGLHMRVPVFLGSKQEVEAAVRYHHEHDARATAAA is encoded by the coding sequence ATGAATCCGACCGCCTCGCCCGTCTCGCTGACCCGCTACCTGCTCGAGGAAGAGCGCGAGGGCCGCGTCAGCCCGAACCTGCGCCTGCTCATCGAAGTCGTGGCCCGCGCCTGCAAGTCGATCTCGATCGCGGTCGGCAAGGGCGCGCTCGGCGGCGTGCTGGGCGACGCCGGCACCGGCAACATCCAGGGCGAGGCGCAGAAGAAGCTCGACGTGCTGTCGAACGAGATCCTGCTCGAGGCCAATGCCTGGGGCGGCCACCTCGCCGCGCTGGCGTCGGAGGAAATGGACCACGCCGTGCGCATCCCGGACGACCAGCCGCGCGGCAAGTACCTGCTCCTGTTCGACCCCCTCGACGGCTCGTCGAACATCGACGTCAACATCTCGGTCGGCACCATCTTCTCGGTGCTGCGCTGCCCGGACGGCGTCGCGGAAGTCGGCGACGAGCATTTCCTGCAGCCGGGCACGGCGCAGGTCGCGGCGGGCTACTGCACCTACGGCCCGAGCACGATGCTGGTGCTGACCATCGGCAACGGCACCCATTCCTTCACGCTCGACCGCGAGATCGGTTCGTTCGTGATGACCACCCGCGGCATGCGGATTCCCGAGGAGACCAAGGAATTCGCGGTCAACATGTCGAACCAGCGCTTCTGGGAAGCGCCCATGCAGGCCTACGTCGGCGACCTGCTGGCCGGCAAGGACGGCCCGCGCGGCAAGGACTTCAACATGCGCTGGGTGGCGTCGATGGTGGCGGACGTGCACCGCATCCTGACCCGCGGCGGCATCTTCAGCTATCCGCTGGACAGCAAGTGCGCGCCGAAGGGTGGGAAATTGCGCCTGATGTACGAGGCCAACCCGATGGCGCTCCTGGTCGAACAGGCCGGGGGCGCGGCCAGCACGGGCCGCCAGCGCATGCTCGAGGTCACCCCGACCGGCCTGCACATGCGGGTGCCGGTGTTCCTGGGCTCGAAGCAGGAAGTCGAGGCCGCGGTCCGTTACCACCACGAGCACGACGCCCGGGCGACCGCCGCGGCCTGA
- the phhA gene encoding phenylalanine 4-monooxygenase codes for MNAQPQRVEHQLTDKGYVPVYTTAVIEQPWSTYSPIDHDVWAQLFERQQKILVGRASEAFMTAQRAMHMSAHEIPKFDDLNQALRAATGWELVGVEGLLPELTFFDHLANRRFPVTWWIRKPEQMDYLSEPDLFHDLFGHVPLLMNPVFADYMQAYGRGGVKAHGIGPDALACLTRLYWYTAEFGLIRDPDGLRIYGSGILSSKGESIHCLESDAPNRIGFDLERIMRTRYRIDTYQKTYFVIDSFEQLFEATMPDFTPIYSKLATQDSIPAGDVLDGDRVFNRGTGEGWLMDGDV; via the coding sequence ATGAACGCCCAGCCGCAGCGCGTCGAACACCAGCTCACCGACAAGGGCTATGTCCCGGTCTATACGACGGCGGTCATCGAGCAGCCGTGGTCGACGTATTCGCCGATCGACCACGACGTCTGGGCGCAGCTGTTCGAGCGCCAGCAGAAGATCCTGGTGGGCCGCGCCAGCGAGGCGTTCATGACCGCGCAGCGCGCCATGCACATGAGCGCGCACGAGATCCCAAAGTTCGACGACCTCAACCAGGCCCTGCGCGCGGCGACGGGCTGGGAGCTCGTCGGCGTCGAAGGCCTGCTGCCCGAGCTGACCTTCTTCGACCACCTCGCCAATCGCCGTTTCCCGGTGACGTGGTGGATCCGCAAGCCCGAGCAGATGGACTACCTGTCCGAGCCGGATCTCTTCCACGACCTGTTCGGCCACGTGCCGCTGCTGATGAACCCGGTGTTCGCCGACTACATGCAGGCGTACGGCCGCGGTGGCGTCAAGGCGCACGGCATCGGCCCCGACGCACTCGCCTGCCTGACGCGCCTGTACTGGTACACGGCGGAATTCGGCCTGATCCGCGACCCGGACGGCCTGCGCATCTACGGCAGCGGCATCCTGTCGTCGAAGGGCGAATCGATCCACTGCCTCGAGTCGGACGCGCCGAACCGGATTGGTTTTGACCTCGAACGCATCATGCGCACGCGCTACCGCATCGACACGTACCAGAAGACGTACTTCGTCATCGACTCGTTCGAACAGCTGTTCGAGGCGACGATGCCGGACTTCACGCCGATCTATTCGAAGCTTGCGACGCAGGACTCGATTCCCGCGGGCGACGTGCTCGACGGCGACCGCGTGTTCAATCGCGGCACGGGCGAGGGTTGGCTGATGGATGGCGACGTGTAA
- a CDS encoding EAL domain-containing protein, which translates to MTEDFDAFDASPVPMWVFDESTLDILDANTVAAEMYGYDRVAMRSMSILDLRPEAERPHIERYIRSTAGAPRPEAVWLHRHRDGALMHVQIRTSRVTWQGQPARLVVARDVSEVERAQERVHLIAQAVSDAAYDWDVTTGDLWFSDSFATNFGFDSVTLPRDIDAWAALVHPDNRARVGASLAAAIEGTATQWTEEYAFQRGDGSFTDVLDRGYIQRNGHGAPLRMVGGMIDRCPQNLLSTRLRLLERAVESSPSGILIADAMRDGYPVVYANAAFEQITGYAMADIEGRPFDDVQAFDPQQTGSALLRDALEAVTDLHVASQGTRRDGMPFWYELQLTPMRDAEGRVTHVLGLMTDTSERQRHAQQLKWRTTHDVLTGLPNRHLVLEQLAEIVQRAQDENRRVAVLIVDLDEFKLVNDELGHATGDRVLCEIAARLQRVAGPRALIGRSVGDEFVIVLESDDELEVERLASRVHAALAEPLEGAARRCKLSACVGYSHFPEDAASAENLLMGAELAMYQAKRQGRNCTIAYRAGATPSGGGKLQLLQELREALERREFRLLFQPLFSADLQLVALEALVRWEHPMRGLLPPSDFIAICEESGLIVELGRRVLYEAARHHAFLVAQGLGHVRISVNVSAMQFAHGLLDDVRRVIDEFQLPPGALELELTESVIVDDPQRAANVMAALADLGVTLAIDDFGVGYSSLSYLKRLPIHRLKIDRSFVNDLESDASDRSICEAVIALAKTLRLGVVAEGVESPFQRDWLRTRGAGELQGYLFAKPLPFDRATQVETEGAALADVRH; encoded by the coding sequence GTGACCGAAGACTTCGATGCATTCGACGCCAGCCCGGTGCCGATGTGGGTCTTCGACGAGTCCACGCTGGACATCCTCGACGCCAACACCGTCGCCGCCGAGATGTACGGCTACGACCGGGTCGCGATGCGGTCGATGAGCATCCTCGACCTGCGCCCCGAGGCCGAGCGTCCGCACATCGAGCGCTACATCCGTTCGACCGCGGGCGCACCGCGCCCGGAAGCCGTGTGGCTGCACCGCCATCGCGACGGCGCGCTGATGCACGTGCAGATCCGCACGTCGCGCGTGACCTGGCAGGGCCAGCCGGCGCGCCTCGTCGTCGCGCGCGATGTCAGCGAAGTCGAACGCGCGCAGGAACGCGTGCACCTGATCGCGCAGGCGGTGAGCGACGCCGCCTACGACTGGGACGTTACCACCGGCGACCTGTGGTTCAGCGACAGCTTCGCGACGAATTTTGGTTTCGATTCGGTGACGCTGCCGCGCGACATCGATGCCTGGGCGGCGCTGGTGCACCCGGACAATCGCGCGCGCGTCGGTGCGAGCCTCGCGGCGGCGATCGAAGGCACGGCCACGCAGTGGACCGAGGAATACGCGTTCCAGCGCGGCGATGGCTCGTTCACCGACGTGCTCGATCGCGGCTACATCCAGCGCAACGGCCACGGCGCACCGCTGCGCATGGTCGGCGGCATGATCGACCGCTGTCCGCAGAACCTGTTGTCGACGCGCCTGCGCCTGCTCGAGCGTGCGGTCGAATCGTCGCCCAGCGGGATCCTCATCGCCGACGCCATGCGCGACGGCTACCCGGTCGTCTATGCGAACGCCGCGTTCGAACAGATCACGGGCTACGCGATGGCGGACATCGAGGGCCGTCCGTTCGACGACGTGCAGGCCTTCGATCCGCAGCAGACCGGAAGCGCGCTGCTGCGCGATGCGCTCGAAGCGGTGACCGACCTGCACGTGGCCTCGCAGGGCACGCGTCGCGACGGCATGCCGTTCTGGTACGAACTGCAACTCACGCCCATGCGCGATGCCGAAGGCCGGGTCACGCATGTGCTCGGCCTGATGACCGACACCAGCGAACGCCAGCGTCACGCGCAGCAGCTGAAGTGGCGCACCACGCACGACGTGCTGACCGGCCTGCCGAATCGTCACCTCGTGCTCGAACAGCTCGCTGAGATCGTGCAGCGCGCGCAGGACGAAAACCGTCGCGTCGCCGTGCTGATCGTCGACCTCGACGAATTCAAACTCGTCAACGACGAGCTCGGCCACGCGACGGGTGACCGCGTGCTCTGCGAGATCGCCGCGCGCCTGCAACGCGTCGCGGGCCCGCGCGCATTGATCGGCCGCTCCGTCGGCGACGAGTTCGTGATCGTGCTCGAGAGCGACGACGAGCTCGAAGTCGAACGCCTCGCCTCGCGCGTGCATGCCGCCCTCGCCGAACCGCTGGAAGGCGCCGCACGACGCTGCAAGCTGAGCGCATGCGTCGGCTACAGCCATTTCCCCGAGGACGCTGCGAGCGCCGAAAACCTGCTCATGGGCGCCGAACTCGCGATGTACCAGGCCAAGCGCCAGGGCCGCAATTGCACGATCGCGTATCGCGCCGGCGCGACACCGTCGGGCGGCGGCAAGCTGCAGCTGCTGCAGGAACTGCGCGAGGCGCTGGAGCGTCGCGAGTTCCGCCTGCTGTTCCAGCCCCTGTTCTCCGCCGACCTGCAACTCGTCGCGCTCGAAGCGCTGGTGCGCTGGGAACATCCGATGCGCGGGTTGCTGCCGCCGTCAGATTTCATTGCGATCTGCGAGGAAAGCGGGCTGATCGTCGAACTCGGCCGCCGTGTCCTGTATGAAGCCGCGCGTCACCACGCGTTCCTCGTCGCGCAGGGCCTCGGCCACGTCCGCATCTCAGTGAACGTCTCGGCGATGCAGTTCGCGCACGGCCTGCTCGACGACGTGCGTCGCGTCATCGACGAATTCCAGCTACCACCGGGCGCGCTCGAACTCGAACTCACCGAAAGCGTCATCGTCGACGACCCGCAGCGCGCGGCGAATGTAATGGCGGCACTGGCCGATCTCGGCGTTACGCTCGCGATCGATGACTTCGGCGTCGGCTATTCCTCGCTGAGCTACCTGAAGCGCCTGCCGATCCACCGTCTCAAGATCGACCGCTCGTTCGTCAACGATCTCGAATCCGATGCGAGCGATCGTTCGATCTGCGAAGCGGTGATCGCGCTGGCGAAAACCCTGCGACTCGGCGTCGTAGCGGAAGGCGTCGAATCCCCGTTCCAGCGTGATTGGTTGCGCACACGTGGTGCTGGCGAACTGCAGGGCTATCTGTTTGCCAAGCCGCTGCCGTTCGATCGGGCGACGCAGGTGGAGACCGAGGGAGCTGCCCTTGCAGACGTACGCCACTAG
- a CDS encoding patatin-like phospholipase family protein, with amino-acid sequence MPASASTRTVARLFLFASIGTLAACGGDVRPSQDAITPRVVAPAPKPIRIGLALGGGAAKGFAHIGVIKMLEANGIKIDVVSGTSAGSVVGALYASGMDAFALQKQAVALDEDRIKDVRLFSGGLVQGQALQDYVNASVKNRPIEKLGKPFAAVSTQLETGTRTVFTRGNTGQAVRASSSIPGVFEPVPIGAVHYIDGGIVSPVPVDAARQLGADFVIAVDISSKAPGSAPTSLLGTVNQSITIMGQKLGEQELARADVVIRPRVNGVGPAAFEQKGDVILEGERAAVAALPQIRAKLAQLRASRIPKPAPAPTKPACTPSKLPDWLHKGDCKN; translated from the coding sequence ATGCCTGCTTCCGCTTCGACGCGCACTGTCGCGCGCCTTTTTCTGTTCGCGTCGATCGGCACACTTGCCGCATGCGGCGGTGACGTTCGTCCGTCGCAGGACGCCATCACCCCGCGCGTGGTCGCGCCGGCACCCAAGCCCATCCGCATCGGTCTCGCGCTGGGGGGTGGGGCCGCGAAAGGCTTCGCGCACATCGGCGTCATCAAGATGCTCGAAGCCAACGGCATCAAGATCGACGTGGTGAGCGGCACGAGTGCGGGCAGCGTGGTCGGTGCGCTGTACGCGAGCGGCATGGATGCGTTCGCACTGCAGAAGCAGGCGGTCGCGCTCGACGAGGACCGCATCAAGGACGTGCGCCTGTTCTCCGGCGGCCTCGTGCAGGGGCAGGCGTTGCAGGACTACGTCAACGCGTCGGTGAAGAATCGTCCGATCGAAAAACTCGGCAAGCCGTTCGCCGCGGTGTCGACGCAACTCGAAACCGGCACGCGCACCGTGTTCACCCGCGGCAACACGGGGCAGGCCGTGCGCGCGTCGAGCAGCATTCCCGGCGTGTTCGAGCCGGTGCCGATCGGCGCCGTGCATTACATCGACGGCGGCATCGTGAGCCCGGTGCCGGTCGACGCCGCGCGCCAGCTCGGCGCCGACTTCGTGATCGCCGTCGACATCTCGAGCAAGGCGCCGGGCAGCGCGCCGACCAGCCTGCTCGGCACGGTGAACCAGTCGATCACGATCATGGGGCAGAAACTCGGCGAGCAGGAACTCGCGCGCGCCGATGTCGTGATCCGTCCGCGCGTCAATGGTGTTGGCCCGGCGGCGTTCGAACAGAAGGGCGACGTGATCCTGGAAGGCGAACGCGCGGCCGTCGCCGCGCTACCGCAGATCCGCGCCAAACTCGCGCAGTTGCGCGCGTCGCGCATACCGAAGCCGGCGCCTGCACCGACGAAGCCCGCATGCACGCCGTCGAAGCTGCCGGATTGGCTGCACAAGGGCGACTGCAAGAACTGA
- a CDS encoding sigma-54 dependent transcriptional regulator: MADGGAGRDVVYVARAGRGTPPARLQQLGWKVALATDARSALRIVQRRSTHPFAALLDLRDGFSDTDLAEFGPVLAASNVGWVAGVSTEQLGEPAVRRLIRDYCYDYVTLPCPEGVLDTVIGHAHGMARLACESAVRLANDGLEGIIGESPGMKALARTLCKAANTEAPVFIAGETGTGKELAAQALHAHSKRRGMPFVAINCGAIPHSLIQSELFGYERGAFTGAQNRKFGRIEMANGGTLFLDEIGDLPMESQAALLRFLQEGTFQRLGGHDTIRVDVRIVSATHHDLQSAIAQGRFRADLYHRLCVLRVAQPPLRERGNDIDLLAQHALSRYSTEGQRVIKGFSPDARRALHAYDWPGNVRELINRVRQAVVMAEGRLITAADLGVGDVVAPTPPTLEEVRNDATRRAIEAALRRCHGRLVDVARELDVSRVTLYRLMQRYGLRDDGGQGEVASVTPITPLIAVPGGRRASDGRPAPAADRRRTRGLSIA; the protein is encoded by the coding sequence ATGGCGGACGGTGGCGCGGGCCGCGACGTGGTCTACGTCGCGCGCGCGGGGCGAGGAACGCCCCCGGCGCGTTTGCAACAGTTGGGCTGGAAAGTGGCGTTGGCGACCGATGCACGCAGTGCGCTCCGCATCGTGCAACGCCGGTCGACGCACCCGTTCGCCGCGCTACTCGACCTGCGCGACGGCTTCTCCGATACCGACCTCGCCGAGTTCGGGCCGGTGCTCGCGGCGAGCAACGTCGGCTGGGTCGCCGGCGTCTCCACCGAACAGCTGGGCGAGCCCGCGGTGCGCCGGCTCATCCGCGACTACTGCTACGACTACGTCACCCTGCCGTGCCCGGAGGGCGTGCTCGACACGGTGATCGGCCATGCGCACGGCATGGCGCGCCTAGCCTGCGAGTCGGCGGTGCGCCTGGCGAACGACGGCCTCGAAGGCATCATCGGCGAGAGCCCCGGCATGAAGGCGCTCGCGCGCACGCTGTGCAAGGCCGCCAACACCGAAGCGCCGGTCTTCATCGCCGGCGAGACCGGCACCGGCAAGGAACTTGCCGCGCAGGCGTTGCATGCGCATTCCAAGCGTCGCGGCATGCCGTTCGTGGCGATCAACTGCGGCGCGATCCCGCATTCGCTGATCCAGTCCGAACTGTTCGGCTACGAGCGCGGCGCGTTCACCGGCGCGCAGAACCGCAAGTTCGGCCGCATCGAGATGGCGAACGGCGGCACGCTGTTCCTCGACGAGATCGGCGACCTGCCGATGGAGAGCCAGGCCGCGTTGCTGCGCTTCCTGCAGGAAGGCACGTTCCAGCGCCTGGGCGGCCACGACACCATCCGCGTCGACGTACGCATCGTCTCGGCCACCCACCACGATCTGCAGAGCGCGATCGCACAGGGCCGCTTCCGCGCCGACCTCTATCACCGCCTCTGCGTGCTGCGCGTGGCGCAGCCGCCGTTGCGCGAGCGCGGCAACGACATCGACCTGCTCGCGCAGCACGCGCTGTCGCGCTATTCGACCGAAGGCCAGCGCGTCATCAAGGGCTTCTCCCCGGACGCACGCCGTGCGCTGCACGCCTACGACTGGCCGGGTAACGTGCGCGAACTCATCAACCGCGTGCGCCAGGCGGTGGTGATGGCGGAAGGGCGACTGATCACCGCGGCCGACCTCGGCGTGGGTGACGTGGTCGCGCCGACGCCGCCGACGCTCGAAGAGGTGCGCAACGATGCGACGCGTCGTGCGATCGAAGCCGCGCTGCGGCGTTGCCACGGTCGACTGGTCGATGTCGCGCGCGAACTCGACGTCTCGCGCGTCACCCTCTATCGGTTGATGCAGCGCTACGGCCTGCGCGACGACGGCGGTCAGGGCGAAGTCGCGAGCGTCACCCCGATCACTCCACTGATCGCGGTCCCGGGTGGACGTCGCGCGAGTGACGGGCGTCCCGCACCCGCGGCCGACCGACGTCGGACGCGCGGGCTTTCCATCGCCTGA
- a CDS encoding BLUF domain-containing protein yields the protein MLNALVYESQADPRLTDAELEVILIGSRVRNARRDITGALLKRDVRILQMIEGPTDTIARTFEAIAASPLHRDVRVLHRASGLERVFDRWHMGFFDFQSLHGRGASTATWVDTLPQLQTDAAKNPVLATLLERWAEITSDVR from the coding sequence ATGCTCAACGCACTCGTCTACGAAAGCCAAGCCGATCCGCGCCTGACCGACGCGGAGCTGGAAGTCATCCTCATCGGCTCGCGCGTGCGCAATGCACGACGCGACATCACCGGTGCGCTTCTGAAGCGTGACGTGCGCATCCTGCAGATGATCGAAGGCCCGACGGACACGATCGCACGGACGTTCGAAGCGATCGCGGCGTCGCCATTACATCGCGACGTCCGCGTGCTGCATCGGGCAAGCGGCCTCGAACGCGTGTTCGATCGCTGGCACATGGGTTTCTTCGACTTCCAGTCCCTGCACGGACGCGGCGCCAGCACCGCGACGTGGGTCGACACGCTGCCGCAGCTGCAGACCGACGCGGCAAAGAATCCGGTGTTGGCAACGCTGCTCGAACGCTGGGCCGAAATTACGTCGGACGTGCGCTGA
- a CDS encoding Lrp/AsnC family transcriptional regulator: protein MAAIELDRIDLLLLAALQQEGRLTNAELAERVHLSPSACLRRVQRLERDGVIAGYAAQVDPERLGLGLQAFVRVQLAKHDAASIEAFAAFVQQWDEVVTCHALTGDMDYLLQVAVRDLEHFSRFLLDRLLNQAGVADVNSSFVLRTVKAFRGMPLPGR, encoded by the coding sequence ATGGCCGCCATCGAGCTGGACCGCATCGATCTGCTGCTGCTCGCCGCCCTCCAACAGGAGGGGCGGCTGACCAACGCCGAGCTCGCCGAGCGGGTGCACCTGTCGCCGTCGGCCTGCCTGCGACGGGTGCAGCGGCTGGAACGCGACGGGGTGATCGCCGGCTACGCGGCGCAGGTCGACCCGGAGCGTCTGGGCCTCGGCCTGCAGGCCTTCGTGCGCGTCCAGCTGGCCAAGCACGACGCGGCGTCGATCGAGGCCTTCGCCGCCTTCGTCCAGCAGTGGGACGAAGTGGTGACCTGCCACGCACTCACCGGCGACATGGACTACCTGCTGCAGGTCGCCGTGCGCGACCTCGAACACTTCTCACGTTTCCTGCTCGACCGCCTGCTCAACCAGGCCGGCGTCGCGGACGTCAATTCGAGTTTCGTGCTGCGCACCGTCAAGGCGTTTCGCGGGATGCCGTTGCCGGGGCGGTGA
- the dinB gene encoding DNA polymerase IV — translation MTLRKVIHVDMDAFYASVEQRDDPALRGRPVVVAWKGARSVVCAASYEARVFGIRSAMPAVRAERLCPDAVFVPPDFVRYKQVSQQIRAIFARHTPLVEPLSLDEAYLDVTNPLTALPTATDIAKDIRAAIREETHLTASAGVAPNKFVAKIASDWNKPDGLFVVPPSKVEAFLAPLPVGRLPGVGKVTQGELEALGLKTVTDLRDAGRDVLMERFGRWGRRLFELSWGIDEHPVEPERPHTQISSEDTLETDLPLDDLAPHIARMAERTWAAWQRQRERDERENRAPRRPRTVVLKLKTSDFRILTRSLTPSRMPGDAEAFARTAVELRTRVSLPASTRYRLIGVGLANLDVADPQVDLFGDGLPL, via the coding sequence ATGACGCTCCGCAAGGTCATCCATGTCGACATGGACGCGTTCTACGCGAGCGTCGAGCAGCGAGACGACCCGGCATTGCGCGGACGACCCGTCGTCGTCGCGTGGAAAGGTGCGCGTTCGGTGGTATGCGCGGCGAGTTACGAGGCGCGTGTGTTTGGGATCCGCTCGGCGATGCCCGCAGTGCGCGCGGAACGCCTGTGTCCCGACGCGGTGTTCGTGCCCCCCGACTTCGTGCGCTACAAGCAGGTCTCGCAGCAGATCCGCGCGATCTTCGCGAGGCACACGCCATTGGTGGAGCCCTTGTCGCTGGACGAGGCCTACCTCGACGTCACGAACCCGCTCACTGCTCTCCCGACCGCCACCGACATCGCCAAGGACATTCGCGCCGCGATTCGTGAGGAGACGCATCTCACCGCGTCCGCCGGCGTCGCGCCCAACAAGTTCGTCGCCAAGATCGCGTCGGACTGGAACAAGCCCGACGGCCTGTTCGTCGTGCCGCCCTCGAAAGTCGAAGCCTTCCTCGCCCCGTTGCCGGTCGGCCGACTGCCGGGCGTGGGCAAGGTCACGCAGGGCGAACTCGAAGCGCTGGGCCTGAAGACGGTCACCGACCTGCGCGACGCCGGCCGCGACGTACTGATGGAACGCTTCGGCCGATGGGGCCGTCGCCTGTTCGAACTCAGCTGGGGCATCGACGAGCATCCGGTCGAACCCGAGCGCCCGCATACGCAGATCTCCAGCGAGGACACGCTGGAAACCGACCTTCCGCTCGACGACCTCGCCCCGCACATCGCGCGCATGGCCGAGCGCACCTGGGCCGCGTGGCAACGCCAGCGCGAACGCGACGAACGCGAGAACCGCGCGCCGCGTCGGCCGCGCACCGTCGTGCTCAAGCTCAAGACCTCCGACTTTCGCATCCTCACCCGCTCGCTCACGCCGTCGCGCATGCCGGGCGACGCCGAGGCGTTCGCGCGGACCGCGGTCGAGCTGCGTACCCGGGTGAGCCTGCCCGCGTCGACCCGCTATCGCCTGATCGGCGTCGGCCTGGCCAACCTCGATGTCGCCGACCCGCAGGTCGACCTGTTCGGGGACGGTTTGCCGTTGTGA